In one window of Henckelia pumila isolate YLH828 chromosome 1, ASM3356847v2, whole genome shotgun sequence DNA:
- the LOC140871076 gene encoding F-box protein At3g07870-like, producing the protein MAAGSGTHVFSVDQESERVKMLKSLDETKAGVKGLGELNQSIDLPAVFFFFDGSSSRLNIDWYSGKEKEVVETSLNVKRRLPTAKDQTLEIVGSCNGLLCFLLKTRLPEDRFEATVCVYNPLTCEYIEILDTCAGRDGGFFSTKFGFGCSKYTDQYKVFSFLPEEDRMFFGSIIQGHVFTVGVDCRWREYEVQSVQVDFTRSKYSLLFNGVLHWVGGIDITPGTNVIYAFDLEEEKCVIIHLPPPLNIFNNDPMLGILNDHLCAVVGEEDCSCVWMMKDYGVVESWTKYIVVKEHNFLLYPAFVCIVAEEEEVEEDMDSRIFMILDRQSRCRALPYVPYFSLLKDVVKGVNLRVRKI; encoded by the exons GGTGAGCTAAATCAATCAATTGATCTTCCAGccgtcttcttcttcttcgatggATCATCTTCACGACTCAATATTGATTGGTATTCTG GAAAGGAAAAGGAAGTTGTTGAAACATCCTTGAACGTGAAACGACGCCTTCCCACAGCCAAAGACCAGACACTGGAAATAGTTGGATCGTGCAATGGGCTGTTATGCTTCCTGCTAAAAACCCGATTACCAGAAGATAGATTTGAAGCAACGGTTTGCGTATACAACCCATTAACGTGCGAATACATAGAGATTCTGGATACATGCGCAGGGCGTGATGGTGGTTTTTTTAGCACAAAGTTTGGATTTGGTTGCAGCAAGTATACGGATCAGTACAAGGTTTTTAGCTTCTTGCCAGAAGAGGATAGAATGTTTTTTGGATCAATAATACAAGGACATGTTTTCACGGTCGGGGTTGATTGTAGATGGAGGGAGTACGAGGTTCAGTCCGTCCAAGTCGATTTCACACGTTCCAAATATTCTCTTCTCTTTAATGGAGTGCTTCACTGGGTGGGGGGCATAGATATCACCCCAGGAACTAATGTTATTTACGCATTCGATCTTGAAGAAGAGAAGTGTGTGATTATCCATCTTCCACCCCCTTTgaacatctttaataatgaccCGATGTTGGGAATATTGAATGATCATCTGTGTGCAGTAGTCGGGGAGGAGGATTGTTCTTGTGTTTGGATGATGAAGGATTACGGGGTTGTGGAATCTTGGACTAAGTACATAGTTGTCAAGGAGCATAATTTCTTGTTGTATCCTGCTTTTGTTTGCATCGTtgctgaagaagaagaagtggagGAGGACATGGATTCACGAATATTTATGATCCTTGATCGGCAAAGTCGTTGTCGAGCTTTGCCATATGTCCCGTATTTCTCGTTGTTGAAGGATGTTGTCAAAGGAGTCAACCTCCGAGTGAGAAAAATTTAG